ATTTGATTTAGTTTGGAGTAAAAATATGGCTACAAATAAAAAAAGAATTACGGTCAGTCTAACCGAAGACCAGTATTTTACTTTGGAAAATCTTGCGAAAGAAAAGGGTTTTTCTAAGTCTGCAATTTTAGCTTTAGCTTTAGAAAATTATTCAAGAAAGGAATTAGAACAAAAAAAATAAGCGAAAACTCGGCTTGGGCAAGACGATAGTTTCCGCTAAAC
The nucleotide sequence above comes from Paucidesulfovibrio gracilis DSM 16080. Encoded proteins:
- a CDS encoding ribbon-helix-helix protein, CopG family encodes the protein MATNKKRITVSLTEDQYFTLENLAKEKGFSKSAILALALENYSRKELEQKK